In Maylandia zebra isolate NMK-2024a linkage group LG12, Mzebra_GT3a, whole genome shotgun sequence, a single genomic region encodes these proteins:
- the LOC143421452 gene encoding uncharacterized protein LOC143421452, translating to MRTSTPKIRKRKHQTDSDHTDEIPLEERAAMQDTYGCIKWNVEFLPLEETPESQQQKMEKLKVMFQQADTNPEEELTGIDLKETFTRNLDLKGKRLLDYLTTVAVSKSKVFLQTYARLQRMRGPQSGCSDDVKEMVLLLLSYFEEKEESMLLCVEDTCLADEVQLEQVPLTPTIIVCGQSCYSSRRYMLSIDRNLVSTNISSFISALCLMFGSYYNFNIHYPSELASTLEFLQRCFFSINPEKGTKVENKNSKRRLSVNPRVLTLIQDLADHKWR from the exons AT GCGCACTTCAACacccaaaataagaaaaagaaaacatcagacTGACTCAGACCACACAGACGAGATCCCTTTAGAAGAAAGAGCAGCCATGCAGGATACATACGGGTGCATTAAATGGAATGTAGAATTTCTGCCTCTTGAAGAAACTCCAGAGAGCCAACAGCAAAAGATGGAAAAACTCAAGGTGATGTTCCAGCAAGCTGACACCAATCCAGAAGAG GAACTTACTGGGATTGACCTCAAAGAGACATTCACACGTAATTTGGATTTGAAGGGGAAAAGGCTACTGGACTACTTGACCACAGTTGCTGTCAGCAAAAGCAAGGTGTTCCTTCAGACTTATGCAAGGCTTCAGAGGATGCGGGGACCGCAGAGTGGCTGCTCAGATGATGTGAAAGAGATGGTCCTGCTtctgctcagctactttgaagAGAAGGAGGAGTCCATGCTTCTCTGTGTTGAAGATACATGTCTGGCAGATGAGGTACAACTGGAGCAAGTGCCTCTGACACCCACTATTATCGTGTGTG GACAGTCCTGCTATTCCTCAAGAAGATACATGCTGAGTATTGATCGGAACCTCGTCAGCACAAACATatcctccttcatttctgcactGTGCCTCATGTTCGGGAGCTACTACAATTTCAACATCCATTATCCATCTGAGCTGGCTTCCACTTTAGAGTTTCTTCAGAG GTGTTTCTTCTCCATAAACCCAGAAAAAGGAACCAAAGTAGAGAACAAAAACTCAAAGCGTCGTCTCAGTGTGAACCCTCGAGTCCTCACCCTGATTCAGGATCTTGCCGACCACAAGTGGCGCTAA